One genomic segment of Gemmatimonadota bacterium includes these proteins:
- the ispF gene encoding 2-C-methyl-D-erythritol 2,4-cyclodiphosphate synthase: MTLDLRVGIGYDSHRFAEGHGVILGGVLIPAAVRCTGHSDADAVCHALTDALLGGAGIGDIGEMFPDTKAENAGRDSIEMLVLAVARLKAAGWAPAQADITVIAETPKIGPHRPAIRERLAAALGVTPDAVMVKGKTNEGMGWIGHGEGLACIAVATLQRIRQG; this comes from the coding sequence GTGACCCTCGACCTCCGCGTCGGCATCGGCTACGACTCGCACCGCTTCGCCGAAGGGCATGGGGTGATCCTCGGCGGCGTGCTGATCCCGGCCGCGGTGCGGTGCACCGGGCACAGCGACGCCGATGCCGTCTGCCACGCGCTCACCGACGCGCTGCTGGGCGGCGCGGGGATCGGGGACATCGGCGAGATGTTCCCCGACACCAAGGCCGAGAACGCGGGGCGCGACAGCATCGAGATGCTCGTGCTCGCCGTGGCGCGCCTCAAGGCCGCCGGGTGGGCACCGGCGCAGGCGGACATCACGGTGATCGCGGAGACGCCGAAGATCGGACCGCACCGCCCGGCGATCCGCGAGCGGCTCGCCGCGGCGCTCGGCGTGACGCCGGACGCGGTGATGGTGAAGGGGAAGACGAACGAGGGGATGGGGTGGATCGGGCACGGCGAGGGACTCGCCTGCATCGCGGTGGCCACGCTGCAGCGCATTCGGCAGGGGTGA
- a CDS encoding DedA family protein, giving the protein METLLGWLSDASTGSLYALIFLASLIEGVVPIMPGDLAAALLAFYAARSGGQLAPTILAVTAGSVLGALIMWSIGRKFGAEWVAKRIGKFKFAGGEEKIEAAEHRVEDAYQQYGWVALFVSRFLPGIRAIVPAAAGALKIPFWEVTLIFSVASGLWYGAISWIAFRVGEDWAAVRHQMEVLARDVGLGAVAAAIVLGYFGWKLWKRRRAQMQTRQPQDTQKPQDTQTPQ; this is encoded by the coding sequence GTGGAGACGCTCCTCGGCTGGCTGTCGGACGCCTCGACCGGATCGCTGTACGCGCTGATCTTCCTCGCCTCGCTCATCGAGGGCGTGGTGCCGATCATGCCGGGCGACCTCGCGGCGGCGCTGCTGGCGTTCTACGCCGCGCGCTCGGGGGGCCAGCTCGCGCCGACGATCCTCGCGGTGACGGCGGGGAGCGTGCTGGGCGCGCTCATCATGTGGTCGATCGGCCGGAAGTTCGGCGCGGAGTGGGTGGCCAAGCGGATCGGCAAGTTCAAGTTCGCGGGCGGCGAGGAGAAGATCGAGGCGGCCGAGCATCGGGTGGAGGACGCGTACCAGCAGTACGGCTGGGTGGCGCTCTTCGTGAGCCGCTTCCTCCCCGGCATCCGGGCGATCGTGCCGGCGGCGGCGGGGGCCCTCAAGATCCCGTTCTGGGAAGTGACGCTGATCTTCAGCGTGGCGTCGGGGCTCTGGTACGGCGCGATCTCGTGGATCGCGTTCCGCGTGGGCGAGGACTGGGCGGCGGTGCGGCACCAGATGGAGGTGCTCGCGCGCGACGTGGGGCTGGGCGCGGTGGCGGCGGCGATCGTGCTCGGCTACTTCGGCTGGAAGCTCTGGAAGCGGCGCCGCGCCCAGATGCAGACGCGGCAACCGCAGGACACGCAGAAGCCGCAGGACACGCAGACGCCGCAGTAG
- a CDS encoding aminodeoxychorismate/anthranilate synthase component II: protein MLLVIDNYDSFTYNLVQYFGELGEDPLVVRNDALTLDAIAALSPEAIVLGPGPGEPADAGITIPVIQRFGATVPILGVCLGHQAIGEAYGGRVIRAPRGVMHGKTSRIRHDATGLFEGVSNPLEVMRYHSLVVEHGTLPSVLEATAVATDDATEIHALKHRVHPVHGVQFHPESIGTPEGRRLLENFLTLARSSA from the coding sequence ATGCTTCTCGTCATCGACAACTACGACTCCTTCACCTACAACCTCGTGCAGTACTTCGGGGAGTTGGGTGAGGATCCGCTCGTCGTCCGGAACGATGCGCTCACGTTGGACGCGATCGCCGCGCTCTCGCCCGAGGCGATCGTGCTGGGGCCGGGGCCTGGGGAGCCGGCCGATGCGGGGATCACGATTCCCGTCATCCAACGCTTCGGGGCGACCGTGCCGATCCTCGGGGTGTGCCTGGGGCATCAGGCGATCGGGGAGGCGTACGGGGGTCGCGTGATCCGCGCGCCGCGCGGGGTGATGCATGGCAAGACTTCCCGCATCCGGCATGACGCAACGGGACTGTTCGAGGGGGTGTCGAACCCGCTGGAGGTGATGCGGTACCACTCGCTGGTGGTGGAGCACGGCACGCTGCCGTCGGTGCTCGAGGCGACGGCGGTGGCGACGGACGATGCGACGGAGATCCACGCGCTCAAGCATCGCGTGCATCCGGTCCATGGCGTACAGTTCCACCCCGAGTCCATCGGCACGCCCGAGGGACGGCGGCTGCTCGAGAACTTCCTCACCCTCGCCCGGAGCTCGGCCTGA
- the xerD gene encoding site-specific tyrosine recombinase XerD, translating to MPRVSDPAPIDIARAFLLERFDEFLSLEQGSSARTNEAYGRDLARLATWAVVKGVREPAGLLPAHLREYVYHLKDLGLAPSSIRRGISAVRTWYRFLLAEGVVTKDPSEQLETPKKWRVLPEVLTPEEVDRIIGAITLDEPLAFRDRAMLELAYAAGLRVSEWIGIESKDVLLEDLVVRVFGKGQKERLVPIGRKAAGALAMYARELRPRLEKGKGQGRLFLNARGEPLSRMGAWKILRKYVEMSGVTKPVSPHTLRHSFATHLLEGGADLRAVQEMLGHADISTTQIYTHVDREHLRQVHKQFHPRG from the coding sequence ATTCCGCGCGTGAGTGATCCCGCGCCGATCGACATCGCCCGCGCGTTCCTGCTGGAGCGCTTCGACGAGTTCCTCTCGCTGGAACAGGGGAGCAGCGCGCGCACGAACGAAGCGTACGGGCGCGACCTCGCGCGCCTCGCGACGTGGGCGGTGGTGAAGGGCGTCCGCGAGCCGGCGGGACTGCTGCCGGCGCACCTGCGCGAGTACGTCTATCACCTGAAGGACCTCGGCCTGGCCCCGAGCAGCATCCGGCGCGGCATCAGCGCGGTGCGGACCTGGTACCGGTTCCTGCTGGCCGAGGGCGTGGTGACGAAGGACCCGAGCGAGCAGCTGGAGACGCCGAAGAAGTGGCGGGTGCTGCCGGAGGTGCTCACCCCCGAGGAGGTGGACCGGATCATCGGGGCGATCACGCTCGACGAGCCGCTGGCGTTCCGTGACCGGGCGATGCTGGAGCTCGCGTACGCGGCGGGGCTGCGCGTGAGCGAGTGGATCGGCATCGAGTCGAAGGACGTGCTGCTGGAGGATCTCGTCGTGCGGGTCTTCGGCAAGGGCCAGAAGGAGCGGCTGGTGCCGATCGGGCGAAAGGCGGCGGGCGCGCTGGCGATGTACGCGCGGGAGCTGCGGCCGCGGCTGGAGAAGGGAAAGGGCCAGGGCCGGCTCTTCCTGAACGCGCGCGGCGAGCCGCTGAGCCGGATGGGGGCGTGGAAGATCCTGCGGAAGTACGTGGAGATGTCGGGGGTGACGAAGCCGGTGTCCCCGCACACGCTCCGGCATTCGTTCGCCACGCACCTGCTGGAAGGCGGCGCTGATCTCAGAGCCGTGCAGGAGATGCTCGGGCATGCGGACATCTCGACGACGCAGATCTATACGCATGTGGATCGGGAGCACCTCAGGCAGGTGCACAAGCAGTTCCATCCGCGCGGGTGA
- a CDS encoding 6-bladed beta-propeller, whose protein sequence is MRPIVPLSFALALFLFGTATACGGGDAASGGDVPWVTQVDSTGDTVRIRITGEIPAAKVHTLVSAMEIGAEDGTEEETFGWIPTMVPAADGGVYVYDDQASAIRQFDSSGTFVRNIGRKGGGPGEFGQVNGLTRMYDGRFLVWDATGGRINVYSDTGAFETIWRVPFTSHFGQNMLWTDRAGRTYSWAILERDSVDFTKGVRGVIVYDSAGTVLDSVPWPKWGEDPPSLIARSADGRSASAYSFPFWPTSVAAVSPMGGFVSGPGDPYVLYFTGRAGAKPVRVERVTAPVPVSATERSEERAMVEFGLRRLDPKWTWTVADIPANKPAYEQLKIDRDGRVWVELSTPAEPIPEAERAPVREGDEARPRRSTRTPTVYDVFSADGRLLGRVALPRRVTLYDAAGDAVYAVRRDSSDVEYVVRYRLEPSLPR, encoded by the coding sequence ATGCGCCCCATCGTCCCGCTCTCGTTCGCGCTCGCGCTCTTCCTGTTCGGTACCGCGACCGCCTGCGGTGGCGGCGATGCCGCGAGCGGCGGCGACGTCCCGTGGGTCACGCAGGTCGATTCGACCGGCGACACCGTGCGGATCCGGATCACCGGCGAGATCCCCGCGGCGAAGGTGCACACGCTCGTGTCGGCGATGGAGATCGGCGCGGAGGACGGGACGGAGGAGGAGACGTTCGGCTGGATCCCGACGATGGTGCCGGCGGCGGACGGCGGCGTGTACGTGTACGACGACCAGGCGAGCGCGATCCGGCAGTTCGATTCGAGCGGGACGTTCGTGCGGAACATCGGGCGGAAGGGCGGGGGCCCGGGGGAGTTCGGGCAGGTGAACGGGCTCACGCGGATGTACGACGGGCGCTTCCTCGTGTGGGACGCGACGGGTGGGCGGATCAACGTCTACTCCGACACCGGCGCATTCGAGACGATCTGGCGCGTGCCGTTCACGAGCCACTTCGGGCAGAACATGCTCTGGACGGATCGCGCGGGGCGCACCTACAGCTGGGCGATCCTCGAGCGCGACTCGGTGGACTTCACGAAGGGTGTGCGCGGCGTGATCGTCTACGACAGCGCGGGGACGGTACTCGACTCGGTGCCGTGGCCCAAGTGGGGCGAGGATCCGCCGTCGCTCATCGCGCGCAGCGCGGATGGCCGCAGCGCATCGGCGTACAGCTTCCCGTTCTGGCCGACGAGCGTGGCGGCGGTATCGCCGATGGGCGGGTTCGTGTCGGGGCCGGGCGATCCATACGTGCTGTACTTCACGGGGCGCGCGGGCGCGAAGCCGGTCCGCGTGGAGCGCGTGACCGCGCCAGTGCCGGTGTCGGCGACGGAGCGGAGCGAGGAGCGCGCGATGGTGGAGTTCGGGCTGCGGCGCCTCGACCCCAAGTGGACCTGGACCGTCGCGGACATCCCGGCGAACAAGCCGGCGTACGAGCAGCTCAAGATCGACCGCGACGGTCGGGTGTGGGTGGAGCTGAGCACGCCGGCGGAACCGATCCCCGAGGCGGAACGCGCGCCGGTGCGCGAAGGGGACGAGGCGCGGCCGCGGCGGTCGACGCGCACGCCGACCGTGTACGACGTGTTCTCCGCCGACGGGCGACTGCTCGGGCGCGTGGCGTTGCCGCGTCGCGTCACGCTCTACGATGCCGCGGGGGATGCGGTGTACGCGGTGCGGCGCGACTCGTCGGACGTGGAGTACGTGGTGCGCTATCGCCTGGAGCCGTCGCTGCCGCGCTGA
- a CDS encoding energy transducer TonB, with product MAAQAQDATVYSPSELDSPAKLSSQEMTARLLARSYPAALQRAGVTGTVQVQFVVDQTGKVDPATIQVLSSTVPALAEAAKGVVPEIRFKPGQLNGQPVKSVVLLPIVYR from the coding sequence ATGGCCGCACAGGCTCAGGACGCGACCGTTTATAGCCCCTCGGAGCTCGACTCGCCCGCCAAGCTCTCCTCGCAGGAGATGACCGCGCGGCTCCTCGCCCGCTCCTACCCCGCCGCCCTCCAGCGCGCCGGCGTCACCGGGACCGTCCAGGTCCAGTTCGTCGTCGACCAGACCGGCAAGGTCGATCCGGCCACCATCCAGGTCCTCAGCAGCACCGTCCCGGCGCTCGCCGAGGCCGCCAAGGGTGTCGTCCCCGAGATCCGCTTCAAGCCGGGTCAGCTCAACGGCCAGCCGGTGAAGTCGGTGGTCCTCCTTCCCATCGTCTACCGCTGA
- the kdsA gene encoding 3-deoxy-8-phosphooctulonate synthase, producing MPATFPTDRLFLIAGPCQVEGDELMFRVADHLARLAEKVPGGIIFKASFDKANRSNAGAMRGPGIEAGLASLVRVRERSGLPVVTDVHLPEQCAMAAQAVDVLQIPAFLCRQTDLLEAAGATGKPVNVKKGQFLHPEGMAGAVAKVRAAYATSPQAAEGPCEIAVTERGSFFGYGDLVVDMRSFMRMREATSAPVIFDATHSVQRPGQGQGGASGGAREFIPPLALAAIAAGADGLFMETHPDPDHAPSDGPNMVPLHELDALIEKCVATWELVRG from the coding sequence ATGCCGGCGACCTTCCCGACCGACCGGCTCTTCCTGATCGCGGGGCCCTGCCAGGTGGAGGGCGACGAGCTGATGTTCCGCGTCGCCGACCACCTCGCGCGGCTCGCGGAGAAGGTGCCGGGCGGGATCATCTTCAAGGCGAGCTTCGACAAGGCCAACCGCTCCAACGCGGGCGCGATGCGCGGCCCGGGGATCGAGGCGGGGCTGGCGTCGCTCGTGCGGGTGCGCGAGCGGAGCGGGCTGCCGGTGGTGACCGACGTGCATCTCCCCGAGCAGTGCGCGATGGCGGCGCAGGCGGTGGACGTGCTGCAGATCCCGGCGTTCCTCTGCCGCCAGACGGACCTGCTCGAGGCGGCCGGCGCGACGGGGAAGCCGGTGAACGTGAAGAAGGGGCAGTTCCTGCACCCCGAGGGCATGGCGGGTGCGGTCGCGAAGGTGCGCGCCGCGTACGCGACCTCGCCGCAGGCGGCCGAGGGACCCTGCGAGATCGCGGTCACGGAGCGCGGCTCGTTCTTCGGGTACGGGGACCTCGTGGTGGACATGCGGAGCTTCATGCGGATGCGCGAGGCGACCTCGGCGCCGGTGATCTTCGACGCGACGCACTCGGTGCAGCGGCCGGGGCAGGGACAGGGCGGCGCCTCGGGCGGGGCGCGCGAGTTCATCCCGCCGCTCGCGCTCGCGGCCATCGCCGCCGGTGCCGACGGGCTCTTCATGGAGACGCACCCCGACCCGGACCATGCGCCGAGCGACGGGCCGAACATGGTGCCGCTGCACGAGCTCGACGCGCTGATCGAGAAGTGCGTGGCCACCTGGGAGCTGGTGCGCGGATGA
- a CDS encoding HAD-IIIA family hydrolase, which yields MILGTSGVTIDPAQARRIRLVCFDVDGVLTDGGVILGDAAGQRVELKRYDIQDGLGIVMLKQAGILTAIITGRESESVRLRGIELGVDDCIQDNKARKVSALRQLLERRGLQWEEVAFVGDDLPDLGVLRRVGMPVCVANATAEARRTATVQLTKSGGAGAVREFCEALLRARGEWDTQVEAYVAARMEEL from the coding sequence ATGATCCTCGGCACGAGCGGGGTCACGATCGATCCGGCGCAGGCGCGGCGCATCCGCCTCGTCTGTTTCGACGTGGACGGCGTGCTCACCGACGGCGGGGTGATCCTCGGCGACGCGGCGGGGCAGCGCGTGGAGCTCAAGCGCTACGACATCCAGGACGGGCTGGGGATCGTGATGCTCAAGCAGGCGGGGATCCTCACCGCGATCATCACCGGGCGCGAGTCGGAGAGCGTGCGGCTGCGCGGGATCGAGCTGGGCGTGGACGACTGCATCCAGGACAACAAGGCGCGGAAGGTCTCGGCGCTGCGGCAGCTGCTCGAGCGGCGCGGGCTCCAGTGGGAGGAGGTCGCGTTCGTCGGCGACGACCTGCCCGACCTGGGCGTGCTGCGGCGCGTGGGGATGCCGGTGTGCGTGGCGAACGCGACGGCCGAGGCGCGGCGGACGGCGACGGTGCAGCTGACGAAGAGCGGCGGGGCGGGGGCGGTGCGCGAGTTCTGCGAGGCGCTGCTGCGCGCGCGCGGCGAGTGGGACACGCAGGTGGAAGCGTACGTCGCGGCGCGGATGGAGGAACTGTGA
- a CDS encoding HAMP domain-containing protein yields MSRFLNTISRKLQAALLVAALVPLVLSLALAVSNSRRAVAEQVGAARADAAGQVARYLDRVLYERALELRASAATGEVVAAAMGFGDPTATRNTLDAFRARSGLVNAARIYGLDGSLIAESGQADPAAAKGSAWFTSSVAPSAPAFVGEPERTADGTLRVRLAEGVESATGISGVMVVDLDWQALTAAALHMVERTSQDGTTVAAFVLDADGRIVAASDPTHLFTSAFDDPALKDAIGTHAVGSTTADFRGTASLAGFAPIQPSGNNPGIYTGFGDGKASVLIVEPSRSAFAAATSLANLLILVAFGVTIVVAWVARLIAGRLAAPIVDAAHLAERLAVGDTRTDVAPVPGEDEVAQLSGSLRHLLAYLRGLTAASQEVARGNMHIVVEPKSEHDSLSRAFATVVRVNADLTKELGVITEQAAAGHLEARADASRFEGDYRDIITGVNDTLDAILAPINEASVVLERLAQRDLTARVDGDYQGDHARIKDAVNMAAENLDGALSAVASTSEQVASASGQIGSGSEALASRASQQAAALEEVSASLNELASGTRTTATNAAQVRDLAGEARASAENGAASMHRLSEAIGRIKASSDATAKIVKTIDEIAFQTNLLALNAAVEAARAGDAGKGFAVVAEEVRNLAIRSADAARNTSNLIEESVQNADSGVSINHEVTQQLAEINERVGKVGEVIAAIAEAATQQRLGVDQINGAIDRMNTTTQEVAANSEESASAAVEMASQAEQLSDLVSGFELTARSSSGAPGRAGATVPRSMHRGPARQARRDPAHSSQDAGPVSAAATAPGDSAPRTPRPTSRAAPRTPHPPRHRRA; encoded by the coding sequence ATGTCGCGCTTCCTGAACACCATCAGCCGCAAGCTGCAGGCGGCGCTGCTCGTCGCGGCCCTCGTGCCGCTCGTGCTGTCGCTCGCGCTCGCCGTGAGCAACTCCCGTCGCGCCGTCGCCGAGCAGGTGGGCGCGGCCCGGGCGGATGCTGCCGGTCAGGTCGCGCGCTATCTCGACCGTGTCCTCTACGAGCGGGCCCTCGAGCTGCGCGCCAGCGCGGCCACGGGCGAGGTCGTCGCCGCGGCGATGGGGTTCGGGGATCCGACCGCCACCCGCAACACGCTCGACGCCTTCCGGGCCCGCTCGGGGCTCGTGAACGCGGCGCGCATCTATGGGCTCGACGGTTCCCTCATCGCCGAGAGCGGTCAGGCGGATCCGGCCGCGGCCAAGGGCAGCGCCTGGTTCACTTCGTCCGTTGCCCCGTCAGCCCCCGCCTTCGTCGGTGAGCCTGAGCGCACCGCGGATGGCACCCTCCGCGTTCGCCTGGCCGAAGGGGTCGAGTCGGCCACCGGCATCTCCGGCGTCATGGTCGTCGACCTCGACTGGCAGGCCCTCACCGCCGCCGCGCTCCACATGGTCGAGCGCACGTCGCAGGACGGCACCACCGTCGCCGCCTTCGTGCTCGATGCCGACGGACGCATCGTCGCGGCGAGCGACCCGACGCATCTCTTCACCTCCGCCTTCGACGATCCCGCACTGAAGGACGCCATCGGCACCCACGCGGTCGGCTCCACCACCGCCGACTTCCGCGGTACCGCCTCCCTCGCCGGCTTCGCGCCCATCCAGCCGTCGGGCAACAATCCCGGCATCTACACCGGCTTCGGCGACGGCAAGGCGAGCGTCCTCATCGTCGAGCCGTCGCGGTCCGCCTTCGCGGCCGCGACGAGCCTCGCCAACCTCCTCATCCTCGTCGCCTTCGGCGTCACCATCGTCGTCGCCTGGGTGGCACGCCTCATCGCCGGCAGGCTCGCCGCGCCGATCGTCGACGCCGCCCACCTCGCCGAGCGGCTCGCCGTCGGCGACACGCGCACCGATGTCGCGCCGGTCCCGGGCGAGGACGAGGTCGCGCAGCTCAGCGGATCGCTCCGCCATCTCCTCGCCTACCTCCGCGGCCTCACCGCCGCGTCGCAGGAGGTCGCGCGCGGCAACATGCACATCGTCGTCGAGCCCAAGTCCGAGCACGACTCGCTCTCGCGCGCCTTCGCCACCGTCGTCCGTGTCAACGCCGACCTCACCAAGGAGCTCGGCGTCATCACCGAGCAGGCCGCGGCCGGCCATCTCGAGGCCCGCGCCGACGCGTCGCGCTTCGAGGGCGACTACCGCGACATCATCACCGGCGTGAACGACACGCTCGACGCGATCCTCGCGCCCATCAACGAGGCGTCGGTCGTGCTCGAGCGCCTCGCCCAGCGCGACCTCACGGCCCGCGTGGACGGCGACTATCAGGGCGACCACGCGCGCATCAAGGACGCCGTGAACATGGCCGCCGAGAACCTCGACGGCGCGCTCTCCGCGGTCGCGAGCACCTCCGAGCAGGTCGCGAGTGCCTCCGGCCAGATCGGCTCCGGCAGCGAGGCGCTCGCCTCGCGCGCCTCGCAGCAGGCCGCGGCGCTCGAAGAGGTCTCGGCCTCGCTCAACGAACTCGCCAGCGGCACGCGCACCACCGCCACCAACGCCGCGCAGGTCCGCGACCTCGCCGGAGAGGCCCGCGCCAGCGCCGAGAACGGCGCCGCCTCCATGCACCGGCTCTCCGAGGCGATCGGGCGCATCAAGGCCTCCAGCGACGCGACCGCGAAGATCGTGAAGACGATCGACGAGATCGCCTTCCAGACCAACCTCCTCGCGCTCAACGCCGCCGTCGAGGCCGCGCGCGCCGGAGACGCCGGCAAGGGCTTCGCCGTCGTGGCCGAGGAGGTCCGCAACCTCGCCATCCGCTCCGCCGACGCCGCCCGCAACACCTCGAACCTCATCGAGGAGTCGGTGCAGAACGCCGACAGCGGCGTGAGCATCAACCACGAGGTCACGCAGCAGCTCGCCGAGATCAACGAGCGCGTCGGCAAGGTCGGCGAGGTCATCGCCGCCATCGCCGAGGCCGCCACGCAGCAGCGGCTCGGCGTCGACCAGATCAACGGCGCCATCGACCGGATGAACACGACCACCCAGGAGGTCGCGGCCAACTCCGAGGAGTCGGCGAGCGCGGCGGTCGAGATGGCGTCACAGGCGGAGCAGTTGTCGGACCTCGTGTCCGGCTTCGAACTCACCGCCCGCAGCTCGAGCGGCGCGCCCGGGCGCGCCGGCGCGACCGTTCCCCGCTCCATGCACCGCGGCCCCGCCCGACAGGCTCGGCGCGATCCCGCCCATTCCTCGCAGGACGCCGGGCCGGTCAGCGCGGCAGCGACGGCTCCAGGCGATAGCGCACCACGTACTCCACGTCCGACGAGTCGCGCCGCACCGCGTACACCGCATCCCCCGCGGCATCGTAGAGCGTGA
- a CDS encoding CTP synthase has translation MTPTTPHSSPKYIFVTGGVVSSLGKGIAAASLARLLVERGLRVTMMKLDPYLNVDPGTMSPFQHGEVFVTDDGAETDLDLGHYERFIDRPLTQANNITTGRIYSNVITKERRGEYLGSTVQVIPHITDEIKSAVRRVAPENDVVLVEVGGTVGDIESLPFLEAIRQFRHDVGRENTLFIHLTLVPWIAAAGEVKTKPTQHSVRDLMEIGIQPDILICRSERPLAEDVKRKIALFCNVEFGAVIESRDVKTIYQIPLVFREQNFDDLVCRKLGLETKQPDMTAWKALVDRVIAPSRKVRIAVVGKYTDYVDSYKSVQESLIHGGIANDVGVEIAWTSSDLFTDAAKAREIVLGFDGVLVPGGFGVRGVEGMVECIRACRETQTPFFGICLGMQVAIIEFARHVCGIDDSNSSEFAPECSNPVISLLESQQNVKDMGGTMRLGSYACRLKPGSKAAEIYGQPEISERHRHRYEVSNQYRETFQQHGMRLSGLSPDGSLVEMIELPDHPHFVACQFHPELKSRPTRPHPLFSAFVAAAAQKASAAGAARGPAQLAEAN, from the coding sequence ATGACGCCGACCACCCCGCATTCCTCCCCCAAGTACATCTTCGTCACCGGCGGCGTGGTCTCGTCGCTCGGCAAGGGCATCGCGGCGGCCTCGCTCGCGCGGCTGCTCGTGGAGCGCGGCCTGCGCGTCACGATGATGAAGCTCGACCCGTACCTCAACGTGGACCCGGGGACGATGTCGCCGTTCCAGCACGGCGAGGTGTTCGTGACGGACGACGGCGCCGAGACGGACCTCGACCTGGGGCACTACGAGCGGTTCATCGACCGGCCGCTGACGCAGGCGAACAACATCACGACGGGGCGCATCTACTCCAACGTGATCACGAAGGAGCGTCGCGGCGAGTACCTCGGCTCGACGGTGCAGGTGATCCCGCACATCACCGACGAGATCAAGAGCGCGGTGCGCCGCGTGGCGCCGGAGAACGACGTGGTGCTCGTCGAGGTGGGCGGCACGGTGGGCGACATCGAGTCGCTGCCGTTCCTCGAGGCGATCCGCCAGTTCCGCCATGACGTGGGGCGCGAGAACACGCTGTTCATCCACCTCACGCTCGTGCCGTGGATCGCCGCGGCGGGCGAGGTGAAGACGAAGCCGACGCAGCACTCGGTGCGCGACCTGATGGAGATCGGCATCCAGCCGGACATCCTCATCTGCCGCAGCGAGCGGCCGCTGGCGGAGGACGTGAAGCGGAAGATCGCGCTCTTCTGCAACGTGGAGTTCGGGGCGGTGATCGAGAGCCGCGACGTGAAGACGATCTACCAGATCCCGCTGGTGTTCCGCGAGCAGAACTTCGATGATCTGGTGTGCCGCAAGCTGGGGCTCGAGACGAAGCAGCCGGACATGACGGCGTGGAAGGCGCTGGTGGACCGGGTGATCGCGCCGAGCCGGAAGGTGCGGATCGCGGTGGTGGGCAAGTACACCGACTACGTGGACTCGTACAAGAGCGTGCAGGAGTCGCTCATCCACGGCGGGATCGCGAACGACGTGGGGGTGGAGATCGCCTGGACGTCGAGCGACCTGTTCACCGACGCGGCGAAGGCGCGCGAGATCGTGCTCGGGTTCGACGGTGTGCTGGTGCCGGGCGGCTTCGGCGTGCGCGGCGTGGAAGGGATGGTCGAGTGCATCCGCGCCTGCCGCGAGACGCAGACGCCGTTCTTCGGCATCTGCCTCGGGATGCAGGTGGCGATCATCGAGTTCGCGCGGCACGTCTGCGGGATCGACGACTCCAACTCGAGCGAGTTCGCGCCGGAGTGCAGCAACCCGGTGATCTCGCTGCTGGAGAGCCAGCAGAACGTGAAGGACATGGGCGGCACGATGCGGCTGGGCTCGTACGCCTGCCGCCTCAAGCCCGGCTCCAAGGCGGCGGAGATCTACGGCCAGCCGGAGATCAGCGAGCGGCACCGGCATCGCTACGAGGTCTCCAACCAGTATCGCGAGACCTTCCAGCAGCACGGGATGCGGCTCTCGGGGCTCTCGCCCGACGGGTCGCTCGTGGAGATGATCGAGCTGCCGGACCATCCGCACTTCGTGGCCTGCCAGTTCCATCCGGAGCTGAAGTCGCGGCCGACGCGCCCGCATCCGCTCTTCTCGGCGTTCGTCGCCGCGGCGGCGCAGAAGGCGAGCGCCGCCGGCGCCGCGCGCGGTCCCGCCCAGCTCGCCGAGGCGAACTGA
- the kdsB gene encoding 3-deoxy-manno-octulosonate cytidylyltransferase, protein MTTLAVIPARLGATRLPRKPLRELGGAPLVVRVLERVQSLGLADEVVVATEAEEVADVVRRAGGRAMITSDQHPSGTDRVAEVAMHPDFLRHDVIVNVQGDEPFMRGDAMAGSIAMVRDHGFDLGTAAGKRTAAIMDDPNCVKVVRADDGRALYFSRAPIPFLRDESDAPTRDALVLQHMGIYAARREALAKWVSLPPHPLELVEKLEQLRALAAGLAMGVAIVDAPSWGEVNTEDDLVRANAHWATSATGPTR, encoded by the coding sequence ATGACCACGCTCGCCGTCATCCCCGCCAGACTCGGGGCCACCCGGCTCCCCCGCAAACCGCTCCGCGAACTCGGCGGCGCCCCCCTCGTGGTCCGAGTCCTCGAGCGCGTCCAGTCGCTCGGATTGGCCGACGAGGTCGTCGTGGCGACCGAGGCCGAGGAGGTCGCCGACGTGGTCCGCCGTGCCGGCGGCCGCGCGATGATCACCTCCGACCAGCACCCGTCAGGGACGGATCGCGTGGCCGAGGTGGCGATGCATCCGGACTTCCTGCGGCATGACGTGATCGTGAACGTGCAGGGGGACGAGCCCTTCATGCGCGGCGACGCGATGGCCGGCTCGATCGCGATGGTGCGCGACCATGGGTTCGACCTGGGGACCGCTGCCGGGAAGCGCACCGCGGCGATCATGGACGACCCGAACTGCGTGAAGGTCGTGCGCGCCGACGACGGGCGCGCGCTCTACTTCTCGCGCGCGCCCATCCCGTTCCTCCGCGACGAGTCGGACGCGCCCACGCGCGACGCGCTCGTGCTGCAGCACATGGGGATCTACGCCGCCCGCCGCGAGGCGCTCGCCAAGTGGGTCTCGCTCCCGCCGCACCCGCTCGAGCTCGTCGAGAAGCTCGAGCAGCTCCGCGCCCTCGCCGCCGGCCTGGCGATGGGCGTGGCGATCGTCGATGCCCCGTCGTGGGGCGAAGTGAACACCGAGGACGACCTCGTGCGCGCGAACGCGCACTGGGCAACCTCCGCCACCGGACCCACCCGATGA